A stretch of DNA from Glycine max cultivar Williams 82 chromosome 18, Glycine_max_v4.0, whole genome shotgun sequence:
TTTAAAGTTCAATTAgatcaacaaaaacaaatactcaACTGATAATTTTACCAAAATGacatattttctaaattagagattaaaaaaaataggaattcaAATTACAGATTTGAAATTAAAGAgggatcaaaattttaatttaacttttaacttgtagtataaaatatttgtaatatatagtatgaatatttaaacttttaatttatgaaCATGGTTCAAGAAAAAAGTCATAGCTTAATTTTAACCATTATTACGATGAAATAATATAAgcatcctttaaaaaaaaacactagcaatatatatataaacaacccGTCAGCTTAAATGGtgacaaaatcgatgttattaACCAGCCAGAGCTCTATCAGTGGATCATATTGTAcaaagaagagaatgaaaagtagTACCATATGGTCACATTATTTAATGCACAGGGTAATGGCAAACTCACATTGGATCTACCATAACTTATGAAGGTAATCATTTTCAACTTCTATAGTTCTATCTTGGCTTGATGCTTGGTATCACTCCACTAACAAGGTCACTACCTGACACATCTCCTGATACAAAAGGTGTCTTCATAATAGAAGCAGAGGCAGAAGATGAAGATGGTGTACTGTGACTGTCTGCTTTGCCAGAATCACTGGACATAAATTCAGCTCTCTTGGTATCTGATTCTGGCATTGTAGACCATATGTTTTCAAGCTCTCTGACCACTTCTGCCATTCTAGGCCGAGCCTCTGGCTCATCTTCGCAACACTTCATGGCCAAAGTCAAAAATTTCTCCACATGCTCAGATGGATAAGAGCCCATTCGTCCATCGATAATTGAAAATATCACGCCAGATTGGTACGCAACGTTAACCTGAAAAAGATTCAGAAAAGTGACAGTGTCAAGAACTTTATTATTTTGGGAAAAATCCAAGGTATTCCCGGCTGAAAGTCAAAGACTAATCCCTCAAAATACTGACATCATTCATTTAAGGGACTGAAAGATTCAGAGAAGTGATGGTGTCAAGCACTCTATTATTTGATATCTTAAGATATAGGAAAAGATTGAAGGAGTATTTACATGAAAAAAGCATACACATTACTTGGAAATTGTTTTTAACTTGATTCAACCTATGATGTTGGCAAATACTTACTCAAGTGTCGTCTATCCAAAACCTTACAATAATGGAAAAATAGTTGGACATcactaagaaaaaaatgatccaGATAAAGATTTGACAACAAAAAACAGGATCAGTGTTGATCAAGAGACAGAAAGAATTGACATTGACAACAAATGGATCTTCATGATCCTATAGGGAGGAGGGTGAGCCTCTATCTCTCTCTATTGAACAACAGATGTACAAAATAAATTGCATAAATTGAACTTTCCAACTGTTGATCACAGTTTGATTCAATCACACTTGATAGGGAATAGGGAGAGAAAATAAGTCCTAAGATAAGCAAATACCTCTCTAACAATATTTTTGCCGTGTGAGATAGGATGCATCCCTGTCAAAAGTTCCAGAAATACGACACCAAGACTATAAACATCACTCTTGTCAGTCAATTTGCGAGTTAGGAAGTACTCTGGATCAAGGTAACCCTGCATGTTCAAAACAGTGAAAAAACAATAAGTAAACACTcattaaatcaataaaatcaaCCTTCCAAAATCTATACACACTTCCAAGTGGTCATGGTTGGGATACTATTTGTTACACTCAAGCTTAATTGGACCACAACAACTGTTGGGGTGAACATGACATGACATGACCTACAAGGGTAGCCCAACCATTATTCTCCAATTCATCCAATGTAGGACTTGGGGCTACCACACCAATCTCTGAATCTGATACCATTTGAATTTGGGACACTAGACCCAACCGTTCAAGTTtcaacttgaaacttgaaaggttGGATCTAGGGTCTGAACACCTGTTCTTTTCCTCCCATAGAAACACTCCTAACATTGGCCATTATTATGTCAGCATTCTCTAtagtttttttcaaaattgatatCCAGGACAGAGATTTAGAGACAAATTTATAGGTAACAAGTGTTGGAATATTGAAGTTAAGAACCTTTTCATGCTAGTGGCATTACAGAGCTGGCTTATCTTAGTAATACAAAACTAGTGCAGTTAATAATGCAACAATATGATTGCTAATCTTGTATTTAGTATACATGCGCACAATTTAGCAAAACCAATCATGAAAGCCTTACCGGGGTCCCCTTTACCACTGTAGATACATGACCAGGCACAACTCCTTCCATATCTGGAACTGGAGCAAGCCGTGAAAGTCCAAAATCAGCCACTTTTGCAGAAAACTTAGAGTCCAATAATATGTTGCTGGCCTTTACATCTCGGTGAAATATTGGAGGATCAGCTTCCGAGTGTAGATACAAAAGACCTTTAGCTGCCCCTAATGCCATCTTCAATCTCATGGCAAAAGTCAGAGGATCTTTAGCTGTAACTGTAAACATTAAGCACACTCTTAAGAGAGATAACATAGAAAGGCACTTAGGCACACAATTACTGTAAAACAAATTATCTGCATCATTGAGCTTAGAGAAATGGAAGATGTACACAGCATCTGTGACTACTAATTCATCAGAACAATGCAATGAAACcaagaaattaattaacaatttcaGAAGATTGGAAAATAAGAACATAATGTATACCAGAAAGGTGATCCCTCAATGTGCCATTAGACATAAATTCATAAACCAGCATCTGCAAGCATGAAGCAACAAGCGAAATGGAAGAAATTCAATAGTCAGACAAAGAAAGAAACGGAGTTCATAACACCAAAATTTTCTGAAAGGACAACAAGGACTAGGATGACACATCCTCCCAAGGTTAGAAGCTAAAGAAAGTTTGTCATATGAAATATCAAACAAACCCTTGTTTTATGAATGAGTCTTCAAAATCCAAAATTCAAAAGCAGCTGGGTGTGTTGTGACTGCACATAACTTCTTTTTAAAGTCATTCTAGCAAAGCTGTTAAAGTGTTTATATCCTAATtttggtaaaataaataatatcctCCTGGAGTTAAAAGGTGGCATCGAGCTATGGGAATAGTGGGATATTAAAACTTCCACAAATGAAATCAAGAATCCAAGATAatcattaaaatttcaaaaataaaatatagcaaGGGTTAAATTTTCTGAATGTGGAAACAAAAATTACCTGTTCACCTTCTTCATCACAGTATCCAATCAGAGACACAAGATTGCGATGATGTAAccttgatagtaatgatatttCTGTAAGGAACTCCTTCTCACCTTGCAGGGATCCCTCTTGTGCACGTTTTATGGCAACAATTGTGCCATCAGAAAGAACCCCTTTATAAACCTTCCCATAGCCCCCTTGTCCAACTTGAGCAGAGGTGCTGAAATTGTTTGTGGCAGAGGACAATTCTCCATAACTAAAGGCCCTTACACCATCAATTTTTATAGAGATCTTGGATGCTGCAATTTTTATAGAGCACTTGAGACaagttaaagagaaaaatagcaATACACTTGTTAATTCATGATATGAAAACTCACCATGACGTCGCCTGGAAACGGCATGATAATCTCTCAATCTTATTCTCAATATAAGAATGGTAACAATTGCAGATAACGTCACTGCAAAGGCAATTGCCCCTATGACTATGCCAACCAGCGCACCCGTACTTATCCCTGATTTTGAACTCCTGCCAATCTCTGCAACAAATGAGCAGTATGAGGATGGTCATATCTCATATGCCAGTTTCCAAATATGAACAACTAAATTAATAGAGATGAGATTTGAAGGGGGGTCAGCGCATCTACACTGTCTATTTTGTGATTCTCTCATCTCTAATCTTGTATTCCATTGATACAGATCAAGAGATAAATATTTCCTGTCAGCGctgtttttctttctataataTTCTGACCCGTGTTCATCCAGCTAAAGAAAATGCAAAGAAGTTTCTGAGACTTACCATCCTGGTAAGGACCCAAAAGATTAAAACCCATCAGTTCATAAGGCCCAAACAAATCACTGTCTGGAATTAGCCATCCTGTGAACATGCTTGTGAGCCGTAGGAGCTCACTTCTATTGAAAGTATGACTACTACTGTTATCAACATATGCAGGAAAAAACTTCAAGTTCATTCTCAGCCGAGGTCCTACTTgccaataaaaatcatattgtaGCTGATTGGTAGATATTTTAACACCAGAAGCCATGTAGACCtcaaaatcattcaaatatgGAAGAAAGTTTGAAAATCCAGGACTTTTCAGCCGATAGTCAACAATCAATGGAAGCCCACAGAAACAATTCACAGAGTATTCATAAGGAGGAGGGCATGCTTGAGGGGGACAGGAACTGGAATTTGTTGTAAATGAACCATCTGTTACATTAGCCCCTTCAGATCCACAGAACTGAGTCAGGGTTACATTTGAGCAAAGGGGATTTCCATTAAGCCTGAAATACAGTAATTTACAAATAGTAACATGTGAAGCTCTTTAAAAATGATGGAATATATGCTTAATCTAATGACAAATTCTTGACCTTCAGCAAAATGACACTAATATTCTGAACATGcataacaagaagaaaaaacaaatgaaaatctTCTGTCTCAACTACAATGATTTCAGTACAAACTGCACAATAGCTTGTAAGTTTAGAACCGTACCCAACTGTGACATTTGGAGGAAGATCAATACTGCCTGATATGGTTGTAAGATTATTATTTTCCAACTCCCTGCAAGATTAGAAACTCATGCTCAACAAACTAAAATACAAAAACCCAGTACTGGGTAGCATCTATGGAGAGGAAATACAGAGGAACCAATGATATTAGCATTGTAAAATTCCTACAATTATGGAATTCATCACTTCAGATCTTACAAGAGAAATGTTTTTGTTCCATTTGAAGTCTTATTCTGCCAAATGGAGGAAGAAACAGTGCCATCCAATGAATTGTTTGCAAGTGACCTGCCCCATAGATGACATTAGTAaaaccatttattttttaacatgattgattaaataagaaatataaaagtttaataattCAATATAAAACATATCAATAGTAATTCAATACATGGTCTGCAAGTGAGATACGGTGATAGATAGTGGTAACTCTTGTTTGGCTTATAGTATGTAATATAGCTttacatagaaaaaaaataggttaaaaCAAGAAACAACTTACAGTTTCTGAAGACGTGGAAGATCAGCAAAGTAGGATGGAATATTTCCAGTAAGGCGGTTGCTTGATAAATCACTGCACATATCCCAGGAGGTAACTAATCATATTATCACATTCTTATATATTTAGTTTGACCAATAAACATACAAGGAAAATATTGACAGAATGACATGAGgaatccaaaaaattaaatgtaaaatcAATCAATGAAAGATTAAATGATAGAGATTCTCACATGGTTGTGATATGTTCAGAAAGCTTATTGGGAGGAATTGATTCATTCAACTGGTTCAAACTGAGGTcactggaatttcacaaatagtAGTCAGTTAACACAGTTAAAAACTACACTAGACTTTTTCTTCTCCagaaatatacattaaaatattCACTTTTCTAGGCAACGGTAACTTCTATTAATACAGATAACTGAACTTACAGGTAAAGAAGGTGAGGTATCCTGCTTAAATCAGGAATTGGTCCTTGCAAGCTGCAATTCCTAAGGCTCCTGATAATACCAAGAAACCAATAACAGCATTTAGACAGTCAGCCTTGACACCAAGCCCTTCTCCTTGACCAAATTAAGTTTTCTTTGTTGAGAAATTTTATTAAGCAGAGGATAGGAGAAGAGTATGCAGAGTGATAGGGTGCCATCCTCCAGCTAGGGGTGTTCAAGAACCAATCCAAACCATTCCAAACCGCCAAACCAATCCAAAAAACGAAAATCAGACAAACTCTTAAATGAATAATTGGAAAAAccacattttattattaaattaagtttGGTTTTCAGTTCTCATGTTCAAAACTGATCACAAACATACTAAACTTATTAGTTTTCATATTCTACTCTTGAATaaacttgaaattattttgaCTTGTGATTTGTAATTTAGACTAAGTTGTGATTTATGATGAGATATGGTACTTTGACACagatttttataagaattttattgtgtatttgatttttatctaataaCTGTTGTCCCATAAGCGAAAAAGTAGCCACTAGAGGAATTCATGTATTGGTTGGGTACTCTACTCTTACTATAGTTTATGAAATTCCATTTGGTTGCTGAGCAAAAAATAGTCTcttaatttttctataaaaaaaaagagaaaaaagtaaaatatccgATCCAATCCAAATGATGAAGATTGGATGGGTAAGTATGGATTGGATATTATTCTAAAACTTATCCAAACCAAGTTGCAAGTTttcttttatgattaaatcAGATGATTTTTTTGCCACAAAACGGATCCAAACTAATTGAGTCAAAATACTAATACTCTATGTGCACGACAATAAATGGTGTTCTACCAAGTAGTCAACTGTCTAGTCATGATTTCCacaagcatttttttaaaacattttt
This window harbors:
- the LOC100786467 gene encoding probable LRR receptor-like serine/threonine-protein kinase At1g06840; this translates as MYLSKCFKHEVVFILWFCCYLLHAAGQNNITDPVEVDALRAIKSRLIDPNGNLSNWNDGDPCTSRWKGVLCFNETKEDGHLHVEELQLLRLNLLGTLAPDLGKLTYMKRLNFMWNNISGSIPNEVGNITSLELLLLNGNKLTGSLPEEIGYLPNLDRIQIDQNQISGPIPTSFANLNKTKHFHMNNNSLSGQIPPELSRLPNLVHLLLDNNNLSGYLPRELADMPSLLIIQLDNNNFEGNSIPDTYANMSKLLKMSLRNCSLQGPIPDLSRIPHLLYLDLSLNQLNESIPPNKLSEHITTIDLSSNRLTGNIPSYFADLPRLQKLSLANNSLDGTVSSSIWQNKTSNGTKTFLLELENNNLTTISGSIDLPPNVTVGLNGNPLCSNVTLTQFCGSEGANVTDGSFTTNSSSCPPQACPPPYEYSVNCFCGLPLIVDYRLKSPGFSNFLPYLNDFEVYMASGVKISTNQLQYDFYWQVGPRLRMNLKFFPAYVDNSSSHTFNRSELLRLTSMFTGWLIPDSDLFGPYELMGFNLLGPYQDEIGRSSKSGISTGALVGIVIGAIAFAVTLSAIVTILILRIRLRDYHAVSRRRHASKISIKIDGVRAFSYGELSSATNNFSTSAQVGQGGYGKVYKGVLSDGTIVAIKRAQEGSLQGEKEFLTEISLLSRLHHRNLVSLIGYCDEEGEQMLVYEFMSNGTLRDHLSVTAKDPLTFAMRLKMALGAAKGLLYLHSEADPPIFHRDVKASNILLDSKFSAKVADFGLSRLAPVPDMEGVVPGHVSTVVKGTPGYLDPEYFLTRKLTDKSDVYSLGVVFLELLTGMHPISHGKNIVREVNVAYQSGVIFSIIDGRMGSYPSEHVEKFLTLAMKCCEDEPEARPRMAEVVRELENIWSTMPESDTKRAEFMSSDSGKADSHSTPSSSSASASIMKTPFVSGDVSGSDLVSGVIPSIKPR